Proteins from a genomic interval of Nitrosomonas sp.:
- a CDS encoding PAS domain-containing protein — protein sequence MSYKLDVGKVSSIKNNIKIELLNSLFQKRENPGRRSADLNAERLRAERDALLKEIPIAIFYLDTDLRYTSVSLAFARSVGLTISEVIGKTVFELFPPGLATNLQEKYRYTLDSGESVTDLSYSITQKNGQQVHFSTELAPFYDNSGQIAGLVGVSSDISRLTEASLDIARTSEDNYRLLAENRLLTRRLYEIQEDERHHIARELHDELGQWLTALRAELQVVIGHVERDSAIYERVQSIKEIANTMHGVVHDMLQELRPVMLDKLGLVDSLRELQNDWCRHHPHINFELMISDSIGGAGAFDKIVSITIYRLIQEAFNNVCKHARARKVVVQLGREKNSPILPDTLLLSVEDDGIGFDIEQKSVGLGLLGMRERVIAAGGEFLLQSSPGNGVQIAVRLPLESHS from the coding sequence ATGAGTTACAAACTAGATGTTGGCAAAGTCAGCAGCATCAAAAATAATATCAAGATCGAGTTGCTGAATAGTCTTTTCCAGAAAAGAGAAAATCCCGGTCGGCGCAGTGCCGATTTGAACGCTGAGCGATTGCGTGCTGAGCGAGATGCGCTACTCAAAGAAATCCCGATTGCCATTTTCTATCTTGATACGGATTTGCGCTATACCAGTGTCAGTCTCGCGTTTGCCAGAAGTGTCGGATTAACGATCAGTGAGGTGATAGGTAAAACAGTTTTTGAATTGTTCCCCCCCGGTCTGGCGACAAATCTCCAGGAAAAATATCGCTATACGCTTGATTCTGGTGAATCTGTTACCGACTTAAGTTACAGCATTACCCAAAAGAATGGACAGCAGGTTCATTTTTCGACTGAGCTCGCTCCTTTTTATGATAATAGTGGCCAGATCGCTGGTTTGGTTGGGGTTAGCAGCGATATCAGCAGGCTGACAGAGGCCAGTTTAGACATAGCTAGAACATCTGAGGATAACTATAGACTTTTGGCAGAAAACAGATTGCTGACCCGTCGACTCTATGAGATTCAGGAAGACGAGCGTCATCATATTGCGCGAGAATTGCATGATGAGTTAGGTCAGTGGCTAACGGCATTACGCGCTGAATTGCAGGTGGTTATTGGGCACGTTGAGCGGGATTCCGCCATTTATGAGCGTGTCCAGTCGATTAAAGAAATTGCAAATACCATGCATGGCGTCGTTCATGACATGTTGCAGGAATTGCGGCCAGTAATGCTCGATAAGCTGGGGCTGGTCGATAGTCTTCGTGAATTACAGAATGACTGGTGTAGACACCATCCACATATCAATTTTGAGCTGATGATATCGGACAGTATTGGTGGCGCAGGCGCATTTGACAAAATAGTTTCTATTACAATCTATCGTTTGATTCAGGAAGCGTTCAATAACGTTTGCAAGCATGCGCGAGCCAGGAAGGTGGTGGTGCAATTGGGTCGAGAAAAGAACTCGCCTATACTCCCTGATACTTTGCTTTTGAGTGTGGAGGATGATGGAATCGGCTTTGATATTGAGCAAAAATCTGTAGGTTTGGGATTGCTTGGCATGCGTGAAAGAGTTATTGCTGCCGGTGGCGAATTTTTGCTGCAAAGTTCACCCGGCAACGGCGTTCAGATTGCTGTCAGATTACCGCTTGAGTCGCACAGTTAA